In Elephas maximus indicus isolate mEleMax1 chromosome 7, mEleMax1 primary haplotype, whole genome shotgun sequence, the following proteins share a genomic window:
- the CFL1 gene encoding cofilin-1 isoform X1 gives MASGVAVSDGVIKVFNDMKVRKSSTPEEVKKRKKAVLFCLSEDKKTIILEEGKEILVGDVGQTVDDPYATFVKMLPDKDCRYALYDATYETKESKKEDLVFIFWAPECASLKSKMIYASSKDALKKKLTGIKHEVQANCLEEVKDRCTLAEKLGGSAVISLEGKPL, from the exons ATG GCTTCTGGTGTGGCTGTTTCTGATGGTGTCATCAAGGTGTTCAATGACATGAAGGTGCGCAAATCATCGACGCCAGAGGAGGTGAAGAAGCGCAAGAAGGCAGTGCTGTTCTGCCTGAGTGAGGACAAGAAGACCATCATCctggaggagggaaaggagatcCTGGTTGGTGACGTGGGCCAGACTGTTGATGACCCCTACGCCACCTTTGTCAAGATGCTGCCGGACAAGGACTGCCGTTATGCCCTCTATGATGCAACCTATGAGACCAAGGAGAGCAAGAAGGAGGATCTGGTGTTTATCTTTTG GGCCCCTGAGTGTGCATCCCTTAAGAGCAAAATGATCTATGCTAGCTCCAAGGACGCCCTCAAGAAGAAGCTGACAG GGATCAAGCATGAAGTACAAGCAAACTGCCTCGAGGAGGTCAAGGACCGTTGTACCCTGGCAGAGAAGCTAGGAGGCAGCGCTGTCATCTCCCTGGAGGGCAAGCCATTGTGA
- the CFL1 gene encoding cofilin-1 isoform X2 has protein sequence MKVRKSSTPEEVKKRKKAVLFCLSEDKKTIILEEGKEILVGDVGQTVDDPYATFVKMLPDKDCRYALYDATYETKESKKEDLVFIFWAPECASLKSKMIYASSKDALKKKLTGIKHEVQANCLEEVKDRCTLAEKLGGSAVISLEGKPL, from the exons ATGAAGGTGCGCAAATCATCGACGCCAGAGGAGGTGAAGAAGCGCAAGAAGGCAGTGCTGTTCTGCCTGAGTGAGGACAAGAAGACCATCATCctggaggagggaaaggagatcCTGGTTGGTGACGTGGGCCAGACTGTTGATGACCCCTACGCCACCTTTGTCAAGATGCTGCCGGACAAGGACTGCCGTTATGCCCTCTATGATGCAACCTATGAGACCAAGGAGAGCAAGAAGGAGGATCTGGTGTTTATCTTTTG GGCCCCTGAGTGTGCATCCCTTAAGAGCAAAATGATCTATGCTAGCTCCAAGGACGCCCTCAAGAAGAAGCTGACAG GGATCAAGCATGAAGTACAAGCAAACTGCCTCGAGGAGGTCAAGGACCGTTGTACCCTGGCAGAGAAGCTAGGAGGCAGCGCTGTCATCTCCCTGGAGGGCAAGCCATTGTGA
- the MUS81 gene encoding crossover junction endonuclease MUS81 isoform X1, translating into MAAPVRLGRKRPLPVCPNPLFVRWLTEWRDEAASRGRRTRFVFQKALRSLRRYPLPLRSGKEAKILQHFGDGLCRMLDERLQQHRASGGDHASVSPPGEKSSAPEGPPAEARDPSLPVPAQPRSKGSGSYWPARHSGARTVLLLLYQEHLNPSGCSFLTKEELLQRCAQKAPRVSAKVVSGNVRPWPALRSLLHRNLVLRTHQPARYSLTPEGLELAQKLAESEGLSLVNMGTGPEEPAGEEPEVPGAGLSKLDPSEVTAQKPLLELGPGEYRVLLCVDVSETTGAGHRPELLRELQRLHVSHTVRKLHVGDFVWVAQETRPRDPVRPVELVLDHIVERKRLDDLCSSIIDGRFREQKFRLKRCGLGRRVYLVEEHGSTHNLSLPESTLLQAVTNTQIIDGFFVKRTADIKESAAYLALLTRGLQRLYQGHTLCSRPWGTPGDPEPGARPSPNPLCSLLTFSDFNAGAIKNKAQSIREVFARQLMQVRGVSGEKAAALVNRYSTPARPLPAFSSMVLAWSWVPSGPAASHGQASETATSHPTPSLLAAYDACATPKEQEMLLSTIKCGHLQRNLGPVLSRTLSQLYCNCGPLT; encoded by the exons ATGGCGGCGCCGGTCCGCCTGGGCCGGAAGCGGCCTCTGCCCGTTTGCCCTAACCCGCTCTTCGTACGCTGGCTGACCGAGTGGAGGGACGAGGCAGCCAGCAGGGGGCGCCGCACACGCTTCGTGTTTCAGAAG GCGCTGCGCTCCCTCCGGCGGTACCCGCTGCCCCTGCGCAGCGGAAAGGAAGCCAAGATCCTCCAGCACTTCGGAGACGGGCTCTGTCGGATGTTGGACGAGCGGCTGCAGCAGCACCGAGCCTCGGGCG GTGACCATGCCTCGGTCTCACCACCTGGAGAGAAGAGTTCAGCCCCGGAAGGGCCACCTGCGGAAGCTCGGGATCCTTCCCTGCCG GTTCCAGCCCAGCCCAGATCGAAAGGCTCTGGCAGCTACTGGCCAGCCCGGCACTCAGGAGCCCGCACTGTGCTGTTGCTGCTCtaccaggagcacctg AATCCTAGTGGCTGCAGTTTCCTAACCAAGGAGGAGCTGCTGCAGAGATGTGCCCAGAAGGCTCCCAGGGTGAGCGCTAAG GTGGTCTCTGGCAATGTTCGACCTTGGCCAGCTCTCCGATCCCTCCTCCACCGGAACCTTGTTCTCAGAACACACCAGCCAGCCAG GTATTCGTTGACCCCGGAGGGGCTGGAATTGGCCCAGAAGCTGGCCGAGTCGGAGGGCCTGAGCTTAGTGAATATGGGCACAGGGCCAGAGGAGCCTGCTGGGGAGGAGCCAGAAGTGCCGGGAGCAGGCTTGTCCAAGCT GGATCCCAGTGAAGTGACTGCCCAAAAGCCACTGCTGGAGCTGGGGCCTGGCGAGTACAGGGTGCTGTTGTGTGTGGATGTCAGCGAGACCACAGG AGCTGGGCACAGGCCAGAGCTGCTCCGTGAGCTGCAGCGGCTGCATGTGAGCCACACAGTCCGAAAGCTACACGTTGGGGACTTTGTGTGGGTGGCACAGGAGACCAGGCCCAGAGACCCAG TGAGGCCTGTTGAGCTCGTGCTGGACCACATCGTGGAGCGCAAGCGGCTGGATGACCTGTGCAGCAGCATCATTGACGGCCGCTTCCGGGAGCAGAAG TTTCGGCTGAAGCGCTGCGGCCTGGGGCGCCGGGTATACTTGGTGGAGGAGCATGGCTCCACCCACAACCTGAGCCTTCCCGAGAGCACCCTGCTGCAGGCTGTCACCAACACTCAG ATTATCGATGGGTTCTTTGTGAAGCGCACAGCAGACATTAAGGAGTCAGCTGCCTACCTGGCTCTCTTGACACGGGGCCTGCAGAGACTCTATCAG GGCCACACTCTATGCAGCCGCCCATGGGGGACCCCAGGGGACCCTGAACCAGGGGCCAGGCCCTCCCCAAATCCTCTGTGCTCACTCCTAACCTTCAGTGACTTCAACGCAGGAGCCATTAAGAACAAG GCACAGTCCATCCGTGAGGTGTTTGCCCGTCAGCTGATGCAGGTGCGCGGAGTGAGTGGGGAGAAGGCGGCAGCCCTGGTCAATCGGTACAGCACCCCTGCCAG accccttcctgctttctcgtccATGGTGCTGGCCTGGAGCTGGGTTCCAAGTGGGCCAGCAGCCAGCCATGGTCAAGCCTCAGAAACTGCaacatcccaccccacccccagcctcctgGCTGCCTATGATGCCTGTGCCACTCCCAAGGAGCAGGAGATGCTGCTGAGTACCATTAAGTGTGGGCATCTGCAGAG GAATCTGGGGCCTGTTCTGAGCAGGACCTTGTCCCAGCTCTATTGTAACTGTGGTCCCCTGACCTGA
- the MUS81 gene encoding crossover junction endonuclease MUS81 isoform X2 has protein sequence MAAPVRLGRKRPLPVCPNPLFVRWLTEWRDEAASRGRRTRFVFQKALRSLRRYPLPLRSGKEAKILQHFGDGLCRMLDERLQQHRASGGDHASVSPPGEKSSAPEGPPAEARDPSLPVPAQPRSKGSGSYWPARHSGARTVLLLLYQEHLNPSGCSFLTKEELLQRCAQKAPRVSAKVVSGNVRPWPALRSLLHRNLVLRTHQPARYSLTPEGLELAQKLAESEGLSLVNMGTGPEEPAGEEPEVPGAGLSKLDPSEVTAQKPLLELGPGEYRVLLCVDVSETTGAGHRPELLRELQRLHVSHTVRKLHVGDFVWVAQETRPRDPVRPVELVLDHIVERKRLDDLCSSIIDGRFREQKFRLKRCGLGRRVYLVEEHGSTHNLSLPESTLLQAVTNTQIIDGFFVKRTADIKESAAYLALLTRGLQRLYQGHTLCSRPWGTPGDPEPGARPSPNPLCSLLTFSDFNAGAIKNKAQSIREVFARQLMQVRGVSGEKAAALVNRYSTPASLLAAYDACATPKEQEMLLSTIKCGHLQRNLGPVLSRTLSQLYCNCGPLT, from the exons ATGGCGGCGCCGGTCCGCCTGGGCCGGAAGCGGCCTCTGCCCGTTTGCCCTAACCCGCTCTTCGTACGCTGGCTGACCGAGTGGAGGGACGAGGCAGCCAGCAGGGGGCGCCGCACACGCTTCGTGTTTCAGAAG GCGCTGCGCTCCCTCCGGCGGTACCCGCTGCCCCTGCGCAGCGGAAAGGAAGCCAAGATCCTCCAGCACTTCGGAGACGGGCTCTGTCGGATGTTGGACGAGCGGCTGCAGCAGCACCGAGCCTCGGGCG GTGACCATGCCTCGGTCTCACCACCTGGAGAGAAGAGTTCAGCCCCGGAAGGGCCACCTGCGGAAGCTCGGGATCCTTCCCTGCCG GTTCCAGCCCAGCCCAGATCGAAAGGCTCTGGCAGCTACTGGCCAGCCCGGCACTCAGGAGCCCGCACTGTGCTGTTGCTGCTCtaccaggagcacctg AATCCTAGTGGCTGCAGTTTCCTAACCAAGGAGGAGCTGCTGCAGAGATGTGCCCAGAAGGCTCCCAGGGTGAGCGCTAAG GTGGTCTCTGGCAATGTTCGACCTTGGCCAGCTCTCCGATCCCTCCTCCACCGGAACCTTGTTCTCAGAACACACCAGCCAGCCAG GTATTCGTTGACCCCGGAGGGGCTGGAATTGGCCCAGAAGCTGGCCGAGTCGGAGGGCCTGAGCTTAGTGAATATGGGCACAGGGCCAGAGGAGCCTGCTGGGGAGGAGCCAGAAGTGCCGGGAGCAGGCTTGTCCAAGCT GGATCCCAGTGAAGTGACTGCCCAAAAGCCACTGCTGGAGCTGGGGCCTGGCGAGTACAGGGTGCTGTTGTGTGTGGATGTCAGCGAGACCACAGG AGCTGGGCACAGGCCAGAGCTGCTCCGTGAGCTGCAGCGGCTGCATGTGAGCCACACAGTCCGAAAGCTACACGTTGGGGACTTTGTGTGGGTGGCACAGGAGACCAGGCCCAGAGACCCAG TGAGGCCTGTTGAGCTCGTGCTGGACCACATCGTGGAGCGCAAGCGGCTGGATGACCTGTGCAGCAGCATCATTGACGGCCGCTTCCGGGAGCAGAAG TTTCGGCTGAAGCGCTGCGGCCTGGGGCGCCGGGTATACTTGGTGGAGGAGCATGGCTCCACCCACAACCTGAGCCTTCCCGAGAGCACCCTGCTGCAGGCTGTCACCAACACTCAG ATTATCGATGGGTTCTTTGTGAAGCGCACAGCAGACATTAAGGAGTCAGCTGCCTACCTGGCTCTCTTGACACGGGGCCTGCAGAGACTCTATCAG GGCCACACTCTATGCAGCCGCCCATGGGGGACCCCAGGGGACCCTGAACCAGGGGCCAGGCCCTCCCCAAATCCTCTGTGCTCACTCCTAACCTTCAGTGACTTCAACGCAGGAGCCATTAAGAACAAG GCACAGTCCATCCGTGAGGTGTTTGCCCGTCAGCTGATGCAGGTGCGCGGAGTGAGTGGGGAGAAGGCGGCAGCCCTGGTCAATCGGTACAGCACCCCTGCCAG cctcctgGCTGCCTATGATGCCTGTGCCACTCCCAAGGAGCAGGAGATGCTGCTGAGTACCATTAAGTGTGGGCATCTGCAGAG GAATCTGGGGCCTGTTCTGAGCAGGACCTTGTCCCAGCTCTATTGTAACTGTGGTCCCCTGACCTGA
- the MUS81 gene encoding crossover junction endonuclease MUS81 isoform X3 produces MAAPVRLGRKRPLPVCPNPLFVRWLTEWRDEAASRGRRTRFVFQKALRSLRRYPLPLRSGKEAKILQHFGDGLCRMLDERLQQHRASGGDHASVSPPGEKSSAPEGPPAEARDPSLPVPAQPRSKGSGSYWPARHSGARTVLLLLYQEHLNPSGCSFLTKEELLQRCAQKAPRVSAKVVSGNVRPWPALRSLLHRNLVLRTHQPARYSLTPEGLELAQKLAESEGLSLVNMGTGPEEPAGEEPEVPGAGLSKLDPSEVTAQKPLLELGPGEYRVLLCVDVSETTGAGHRPELLRELQRLHVSHTVRKLHVGDFVWVAQETRPRDPVRPVELVLDHIVERKRLDDLCSSIIDGRFREQKFRLKRCGLGRRVYLVEEHGSTHNLSLPESTLLQAVTNTQIIDGFFVKRTADIKESAAYLALLTRGLQRLYQGHTLCSRPWGTPGDPEPGARPSPNPLCSLLTFSDFNAGAIKNKAQSIREVFARQLMQVRGVSGEKAAALVNRYSTPARNLGPVLSRTLSQLYCNCGPLT; encoded by the exons ATGGCGGCGCCGGTCCGCCTGGGCCGGAAGCGGCCTCTGCCCGTTTGCCCTAACCCGCTCTTCGTACGCTGGCTGACCGAGTGGAGGGACGAGGCAGCCAGCAGGGGGCGCCGCACACGCTTCGTGTTTCAGAAG GCGCTGCGCTCCCTCCGGCGGTACCCGCTGCCCCTGCGCAGCGGAAAGGAAGCCAAGATCCTCCAGCACTTCGGAGACGGGCTCTGTCGGATGTTGGACGAGCGGCTGCAGCAGCACCGAGCCTCGGGCG GTGACCATGCCTCGGTCTCACCACCTGGAGAGAAGAGTTCAGCCCCGGAAGGGCCACCTGCGGAAGCTCGGGATCCTTCCCTGCCG GTTCCAGCCCAGCCCAGATCGAAAGGCTCTGGCAGCTACTGGCCAGCCCGGCACTCAGGAGCCCGCACTGTGCTGTTGCTGCTCtaccaggagcacctg AATCCTAGTGGCTGCAGTTTCCTAACCAAGGAGGAGCTGCTGCAGAGATGTGCCCAGAAGGCTCCCAGGGTGAGCGCTAAG GTGGTCTCTGGCAATGTTCGACCTTGGCCAGCTCTCCGATCCCTCCTCCACCGGAACCTTGTTCTCAGAACACACCAGCCAGCCAG GTATTCGTTGACCCCGGAGGGGCTGGAATTGGCCCAGAAGCTGGCCGAGTCGGAGGGCCTGAGCTTAGTGAATATGGGCACAGGGCCAGAGGAGCCTGCTGGGGAGGAGCCAGAAGTGCCGGGAGCAGGCTTGTCCAAGCT GGATCCCAGTGAAGTGACTGCCCAAAAGCCACTGCTGGAGCTGGGGCCTGGCGAGTACAGGGTGCTGTTGTGTGTGGATGTCAGCGAGACCACAGG AGCTGGGCACAGGCCAGAGCTGCTCCGTGAGCTGCAGCGGCTGCATGTGAGCCACACAGTCCGAAAGCTACACGTTGGGGACTTTGTGTGGGTGGCACAGGAGACCAGGCCCAGAGACCCAG TGAGGCCTGTTGAGCTCGTGCTGGACCACATCGTGGAGCGCAAGCGGCTGGATGACCTGTGCAGCAGCATCATTGACGGCCGCTTCCGGGAGCAGAAG TTTCGGCTGAAGCGCTGCGGCCTGGGGCGCCGGGTATACTTGGTGGAGGAGCATGGCTCCACCCACAACCTGAGCCTTCCCGAGAGCACCCTGCTGCAGGCTGTCACCAACACTCAG ATTATCGATGGGTTCTTTGTGAAGCGCACAGCAGACATTAAGGAGTCAGCTGCCTACCTGGCTCTCTTGACACGGGGCCTGCAGAGACTCTATCAG GGCCACACTCTATGCAGCCGCCCATGGGGGACCCCAGGGGACCCTGAACCAGGGGCCAGGCCCTCCCCAAATCCTCTGTGCTCACTCCTAACCTTCAGTGACTTCAACGCAGGAGCCATTAAGAACAAG GCACAGTCCATCCGTGAGGTGTTTGCCCGTCAGCTGATGCAGGTGCGCGGAGTGAGTGGGGAGAAGGCGGCAGCCCTGGTCAATCGGTACAGCACCCCTGCCAG GAATCTGGGGCCTGTTCTGAGCAGGACCTTGTCCCAGCTCTATTGTAACTGTGGTCCCCTGACCTGA
- the EFEMP2 gene encoding EGF-containing fibulin-like extracellular matrix protein 2 gives MLPFASCLPGSLLLWALLLLLLGAASPQDSEEPDSYTECTDGYEWDPDSQHCRDVNECLTIPEACKGEMKCINHYGGYLCLPRSAAVINDLHGEGPPHPLPPASHPNPCPPGYEPDEQESCVDVDECNQALHDCRPSQQCHNLPGSYQCTCPDGYRKIGPECVDIDECRYRYCQHRCVNLPGSFRCQCEPGFQLGPNNRSCVDVNECDMGAPCEQRCFNSYGTFLCRCHQGYELHRDGFSCNDIDECSYSSYLCQYRCVNEPGRFSCHCPQGYQLLATRLCQDIDECESGEHQCSETQTCVNYHGGYRCVETNRCVEPYVQVSDNRCLCPASNPLCREQPSSIVHRYMSITSERSVPADVFQIQATSVYPGAYNAFQIRAGNSQGDFYIRQINNVSAMLVLARPVTGPREYVLDLEMVTMNSLMSYRASSVLRLTVFVGAYTF, from the exons ATGCTCCCTTTCGCCTCCTGCCTGCCCGGGTCTCTGCTGCTCTGGGCGCTTTTGCTGTTGCTCTTGGGGGCAGCGTCTCCCCAGGATTCGGAGGAGCCCGACAGCTACACG GAATGCACAGACGGTTATGAGTGGGACCCCGACAGCCAGCACTGCCGGG ATGTCAACGAGTGCCTGACCATCCCTGAGGCCTGCAAGGGTGAAATGAAATGCATCAACCACTACGGGGGCTACCTGTGCCTTCCCCGCTCCGCTGCCGTCATCAACGATCTGCATGGCGAGGGACCCCCACACCCGCTGCCCCCAGCTTCCCACCCCAACCCCTGCCCCCCAGGCTATGAACCCGATGAGCAGGAAAGCTGTGTGG ACGTGGACGAGTGCAACCAGGCCCTGCATGACTGCCGTCCCAGCCAGCAGTGCCATAACCTGCCTGGCTCCTACCAGTGCACCTGCCCTGATGGTTACCGCAAGATCGGGCCTGAGTGTGTAG ACATAGATGAGTGCCGCTACCGCTACTGCCAGCACCGCTGCGTGAACCTGCCCGGTTCCTTTCGTTGCCAGTGTGAGCCGGGCTTCCAGCTGGGGCCCAACAACCGCTCCTGTGTGG ATGTGAATGAGTGTGACATGGGGGCTCCGTGTGAGCAGCGCTGCTTCAATTCCTATGGGACCTTCCTGTGTCGCTGCCACCAGGGCTATGAGCTGCACCGGGATGGCTTCTCCTGCAATG ATATCGACGAATGCAGCTACTCCAGTTACCTCTGCCAGTATCGCTGTGTCAACGAGCCAGGCCGCTTCTCCTGTCACTGCCCGCAGGGCTACCAGCTGTTGGCCACACGCCTCTGTCAAG ACATTGACGAGTGCGAGTCAGGCGAGCACCAGTGCTCCGAGACCCAGACCTGTGTCAACTACCATGGGGGCTACCGCTGCGTAGAGACTAACCGCTGCGTGGAGCCCTACGTCCAGGTGTCCGACAA CCGCTGCCTCTGTCCGGCCTCCAACCCACTGTGCCGGGAGCAGCCTTCGTCCATCGTGCACCGCTACATGAGCATCACCTCGGAGCGGAGCGTGCCCGCTGACGTGTTTCAGATCCAGGCGACGTCCGTCTACCCCGGCGCCTACAATGCCTTTCAGATCCGTGCCGGAAACTCGCAGGGGGACTTCTACATTCGG CAAATCAACAATGTCAGCGCCATGCTGGTCCTCGCCCGGCCCGTGACGGGCCCCCGGGAGTACGTGCTGGACCTGGAGATGGTCACCATGAACTCCCTCATGAGCTACCGGGCCAGCTCTGTACTGAGACTCACCGTCTTCGTGGGGGCCTACACCTTCTGA
- the CTSW gene encoding cathepsin W yields MAPTTHLSYLQALLVAGLAHSLRGSLRAQAPGPQPLELKEVFALFQLQYNRSYSNPAEHARRLDIFAQNLAQAQQLQEEDLGTAKFGVTPFSDLTEEEFRQVYGQQKAPGRAPNVSRKAGPKEWGRPVPATCDWRKMVNVIKPVRNQKNCNCCWAMAVAGNIEALWGIKYNQSVEVSVQELLDCGRCGDGCGGGFVWDAFITVLNNSGLASEKDYPFQGNVKAHKCQAKKHTNVAWIQDFIMLQDDEQIIAGYLATQGPITVTINMKLLQHYQKGVIRAKSNDCDPHRVNHSVLLVGFGKGKSVARMPAETPQGGAPAHPSRSIPYWILKNSWGSNWGEEGYFRLHRGSNTCGITKYPLTARVDKQTKKQPVSCPP; encoded by the exons ATGGCACCAACTACTCACCTCTCCTACTTGCAGGCCCTGCTGGTGGCAGGCCTGGCCCACAGCTTGAGGGGGTCCCTTAGAGCCCAG GCCCCAGGTCCCCAGCCACTGGAGCTGAAAGAGGTCTTCGCGTTGTTCCAGCTCCAGTACAACCGCAGTTACTCAAACCCAGCAG AGCACGCCCGCCGCCTGGACATCTTTGCCCAGAACCTGGCCCAGGCTCAGCAGCTGCAGGAGGAGGACCTGGGCACAGCCAAGTTTGGCGTGACCCCATTCAGTGACCTCACAG AGGAGGAGTTTCGCCAGGTCTATGGGCAACAGAAGGCGCCTGGAAGGGCCCCCAACGTGAGCAGAAAGGCAGGGCCTAAAGAGTGGGGGAGGCCAGTGCCTGCCACTTGTGACTGGCGGAAGATGGTCAACGTCATCAAACCTGTCAGGAACCAG AAAAACTGCAACTGCTGCTGGGCCATGGCAGTGGCGGGCAACATCGAGGCCCTGTGGGGCATCAAGTACAACCAGTCCGTGGAAGTCTCCGTGCAGG AGCTGCTTGACTGTGGCCGCTGTGGGGATGGCTGCGGTGGTGGCTTTGTCTGGGATGCATTCATAACTGTTCTCAACAACA GTGGCCTGGCCAGTGAAAAGGATTACCCATTCCAGGGAAACGTCAAAGCCCACAAGTGCCAGGCGAAGAAGCACACAAATGTGGCCTGGATCCAGGATTTCATCATGCTACAGGACGATGAGCAGA TAATCGCCGGGTACCTGGCCACCCAAGGCCCCATCACCGTGACCATCAACATGAAGCTACTGCAG CATTACCAGAAGGGTGTGATCAGGGCCAAGTCCAATGACTGTGACCCCCACCGTGTGAACCACTCTGTCCTACTGGTGGGCTTTGGCAAGGGCAAGTCGGTGGCGAGGATGCCGGCAGAGACACCCCAGGGTGGAGCCCCGGCTCATCCTTCTCGCTCCATCCCATACTGGATCCTGAAGAACTCCTGGGGGTCCAACTGGGGCGAAGAG ggttaTTTCCGGCTGCACCGAGGAAGCAATACCTGTGGCATCACCAAGTACCCGCTCACAGCCCGTGTGGACAAACAAACTAAGAAGCAGCCAGTCTCCTGCCCTCCCTGA
- the FIBP gene encoding acidic fibroblast growth factor intracellular-binding protein isoform X1, giving the protein MASELDIFVGNTTLIDEDVYRLWLDGYSVSDAVALRVRSGILEQTGATAAVLQSDTMDHYRTFQMLERLLHAPPKLLHQLIFQIPPSRQALLIERYYTFDEAFVREVLGKKLSKGTKKDLDDISTKTGITLKSCRRQFDNFKRVFKVVEEMRGSLVDNIQQHFLLSDRLARDYAAIVFFANNRFETGKKKLQYLSFGDFAFCAELMIQNWTLGAVDSQVDDMDMDLDKEFLQDLKELKVLVADKDLLDLHKSLVCTALRGKLGVFSEMEANFKNLSRGLVNVAAKLTHNKDVRDLFVDLVEKFLEPCRSDHWPLSDVRLFLNQYSASVHSLDGFRYQALWDRYMGTLRGCLLRLYHD; this is encoded by the exons ATGGCCAGCGAGCTGGACATCTTCGTGGGGAACACGACCCTTATTGACGAAGACGTGTATCGCCTCTGGTTAGATGGCTACTCCG TGAGCGATGCAGTGGCGTTGCGGGTGCGCTCGGGGATCCTGGAGCAGACAGGCGCCACGGCGGCGGTGCTGCAGAGTGACACTATGGACCATTACCGCACCTTCCAAATGCTTGAACGCCTGTTGCACGCGCCGCCCAAGCTCCTACACCAGCTTATCTTCCAGATCCCACCCTCCCGGCAGGCTCTGCTTATCGAGAG GTACTATACCTTTGACGAGGCTTTTGTGCGAGAAGTGCTGGGCAAGAAGCTGTCCAAGGGCACCAAGAAAGACTTGGATGACATCAGCACCAAAACAGGCATCACCCTCAAGAGCTGTCGGAGACAG TTTGACAACTTTAAGCGAGTCTTCAAAGTGGTAGAGGAAATGCGGGGCTCTCTGGTTGACAACATCCAGCAACACTTCCTCCTCTCGGACCGGCTAGCCAG GGACTATGCAGCCATCGTCTTCTTTGCCAACAACCGCTTTGAgactgggaagaagaaactgcagTATCTGAGCTTTGGTGACTTTGCTTTCTGTGCCGAACTCATGATCCAGAACTGGACCCTTGGAGCTGTCG ACTCTCAGGTGGACGACATGGACATGGACTTAGACAAGGAGTTTCTCCAGGACTTGAAGGAGCTCAAGGTGCTAGTGGCCGACAAGGACCTTCTGGACCTGCACAAGAG CCTCGTGTGCACCGCTCTCCGGGGAAAGCTTGGCGTCTTCTCTGAAATGGAAGCCAACTTCAAG AACCTGTCCCGGGGGCTGGTGAACGTGGCCGCCAAGCTGACCCACAATAAGGATGTCCGAGACCTGTTTGTGGACCTAGTGGAGAAG TTTTTGGAACCCTGCCGCTCCGACCACTGGCCGCTGAGTGATGTGCGGCTCTTCCTGAATCAGTATTCAGCGTCTGTCCACTCCCTGGATGGCTTCCG GTACCAGGCCCTCTGGGACCGCTACATGGGCACTCTCCGGGGCTGCCTTCTGCGCCTGTACCATGACTAa
- the FIBP gene encoding acidic fibroblast growth factor intracellular-binding protein isoform X2 yields the protein MASELDIFVGNTTLIDEDVYRLWLDGYSVSDAVALRVRSGILEQTGATAAVLQSDTMDHYRTFQMLERLLHAPPKLLHQLIFQIPPSRQALLIERYYTFDEAFVREVLGKKLSKGTKKDLDDISTKTGITLKSCRRQFDNFKRVFKVVEEMRGSLVDNIQQHFLLSDRLARDYAAIVFFANNRFETGKKKLQYLSFGDFAFCAELMIQNWTLGAVDSQVDDMDMDLDKEFLQDLKELKVLVADKDLLDLHKSLVCTALRGKLGVFSEMEANFKPLGSAPSLWGRRQNSQDPCPTEPVPGAGERGRQADPQ from the exons ATGGCCAGCGAGCTGGACATCTTCGTGGGGAACACGACCCTTATTGACGAAGACGTGTATCGCCTCTGGTTAGATGGCTACTCCG TGAGCGATGCAGTGGCGTTGCGGGTGCGCTCGGGGATCCTGGAGCAGACAGGCGCCACGGCGGCGGTGCTGCAGAGTGACACTATGGACCATTACCGCACCTTCCAAATGCTTGAACGCCTGTTGCACGCGCCGCCCAAGCTCCTACACCAGCTTATCTTCCAGATCCCACCCTCCCGGCAGGCTCTGCTTATCGAGAG GTACTATACCTTTGACGAGGCTTTTGTGCGAGAAGTGCTGGGCAAGAAGCTGTCCAAGGGCACCAAGAAAGACTTGGATGACATCAGCACCAAAACAGGCATCACCCTCAAGAGCTGTCGGAGACAG TTTGACAACTTTAAGCGAGTCTTCAAAGTGGTAGAGGAAATGCGGGGCTCTCTGGTTGACAACATCCAGCAACACTTCCTCCTCTCGGACCGGCTAGCCAG GGACTATGCAGCCATCGTCTTCTTTGCCAACAACCGCTTTGAgactgggaagaagaaactgcagTATCTGAGCTTTGGTGACTTTGCTTTCTGTGCCGAACTCATGATCCAGAACTGGACCCTTGGAGCTGTCG ACTCTCAGGTGGACGACATGGACATGGACTTAGACAAGGAGTTTCTCCAGGACTTGAAGGAGCTCAAGGTGCTAGTGGCCGACAAGGACCTTCTGGACCTGCACAAGAG CCTCGTGTGCACCGCTCTCCGGGGAAAGCTTGGCGTCTTCTCTGAAATGGAAGCCAACTTCAAG CCTCTGGGCTCAGCCCCCAGCctctggggcagaaggcagaacTCCCAGGATCCCTGCCCCACAGAACCTGTCCCGGGGGCTGGTGAACGTGGCCGCCAAGCTGACCCACAATAA